The following DNA comes from Streptomyces sp. Ag109_O5-10.
CTCCTCCAGCGCGTCCACCAGGTCGCGGGGCTGCGACCAGCGGGACCGGACCATGCCGGACACCAGGTCGGCGGTGGCCTCGGAGACCTGGCCGCCGATCAGGCGCCGGACCAGCTCGGCCTTGGCCTCGCCGGCCTGTGCCGGGTCGGTGAGGACCCGGCGCAGGCCGCCCTCGCGGTCGAGCAGCGCGGTGACGGCCGCCAGCTCGTCGGCGAGCTGCGTCGCGTCCACGGACGTGGAGTCCGTCAGCGCGTCGAGACGCTCACGTGCGGCTGCCAGGGCATCGCGGCTCGCTCCGTTCATCGCGCGGCCTCGGCCTTCTCCTCAAGCTCGTCGAGGAAGCGGTCGATCACGCGGCTCTGCCGGGCGTAGTCCTCCAGGGACTCGCCGACGAGCTTGCCGGCCAGGTCGGTGGCCAGGTGGCCGACGTCCTGACGGAGCGCCTGCGCGGCGGACTTGCGGTCGGCCTCGATCTGCGCGTGACCGGCGGCGACGATCTCCTCGCGCTGCCGCTGGCCCTCGGCGCGCATCTCGGCGATGAGCGCGGCGCCCTGTTCCTGAGCCTCCTGGCGCAGGCGCGCGGCCTCGTGCCGGGCCTCGGCCAGCTGCGCCTTGTACTGCTCAAGGACGCTCTGGGCCTCGGTCTGCGCGGCCTCGGCCTTCTCGATACCGCCCTCGATCGCCTCGCGGCGCTGCTCCAGAACCTTGTTGATGTTCGGAAGGAGCTTCTTGGCGAGGAAGCCGAAGACGATGACGAAGGCGATGAGGCCGATGACGAGCTCTGGGACCGGCGGGATGAGAGGGTTTTCGGGCTTCTCCGCCGCCAGCTGAACCAAGAGGCTCATATCAGTGCCTTTCGTCTAATGGTGCGCGACGG
Coding sequences within:
- a CDS encoding F0F1 ATP synthase subunit B; this encodes MSLLVQLAAEKPENPLIPPVPELVIGLIAFVIVFGFLAKKLLPNINKVLEQRREAIEGGIEKAEAAQTEAQSVLEQYKAQLAEARHEAARLRQEAQEQGAALIAEMRAEGQRQREEIVAAGHAQIEADRKSAAQALRQDVGHLATDLAGKLVGESLEDYARQSRVIDRFLDELEEKAEAAR